Proteins from one Sabethes cyaneus chromosome 2, idSabCyanKW18_F2, whole genome shotgun sequence genomic window:
- the LOC128734876 gene encoding pescadillo homolog has product MVKRNHKYQSGEGAQYMTRKAAMRKLQLSMQDFRRLCILKGIYPREPKHRVIAQRGSTDIKILFHKKDITFLLHEPIVWTLRDRKIFNRRIAHARAKGNNLLKNVRMANYPEIKLDHIIKERFPTFMDALKELDDCMTLLFLFSTFPATKVITRDLTSLARRLTIEFMHYVIAAKALRKVFVSIKGYYFQADIKGELVTWIVPHYFPFQPQRKEYVDFKIMRSFADFFTVMAGFVNFRLYNTLNLVYPPTFSVSLDSDNSQTSEDTFVSERIAALNMDLLRSDSGTVEEEEEVIDFQLLEGDKDSEQARKIREEAVSLNKLKTLFKGFKFFINREVPREPLVFIIRCFGGRVSWDKNLFVGATFDESDETITHQIVDRPSLSKQYISRDYVQPQWIFDSVNQRKLLPTNKYLIGAILPPHLSPFHRDDAIYVPPEEVNLQEGNDFEKQNREDGISDDEEADEQQHRLEEETARKQVQLDYALEKAFREENSEMYNSGDKTEGKPENADQEDEEHPEEEDNKRQEKKKKMTVVSGKIFKENPKEQKQLTKQEEALRARMVKSRHKKLYRKMMDKQKKATKEANLLKEKRQQIDKQKRVAQTEKRKAERKNILSN; this is encoded by the coding sequence TCTATCCTCGGGAACCCAAACACCGAGTAATTGCCCAGCGGGGCAGTACTGatattaaaattttgttccataaaAAGGATATAACTTTCTTGCTGCATGAGCCAATTGTCTGGACGTTACGAGATAGAAAAATTTTCAACCGACGTATAGCACACGCTCGTGCTAAAGGAAATAATTTGCTTAAAAACGTTCGGATGGCCAATTACCCGGAAATAAAGCTAGATCATATTATCAAGGAACGTTTTCCTACCTTTATGGATGCGCTTAAGGAGTTGGACGATTGCATGACATTGCTGTTTCTCTTCAGTACGTTCCCAGCGACGAAAGTTATCACAAGAGATCTTACTTCGCTAGCAAGGAGACTAACAATTGAGTTTATGCATTATGTGATCGCAGCAAAAGCCCTGAGAAAGGTGTTTGTTTCAATTAAAGGCTACTACTTTCAGGCGGACATTAAAGGAGAGCTGGTCACGTGGATTGTACCGCATTATTTCCCCTTCCAGCCGCAAAGAAAAGAATATGTAGACTTTAAAATTATGCGTTCGTTTGCCGATTTTTTCACTGTGATGGCTGGTTTTGTCAATTTTAGACTGTATAATACACTAAATTTGGTCTATCCCCCGACGTTTTCTGTTTCGTTGGATTCTGACAACAGTCAAACCAGTGAAGATACGTTTGTTTCGGAGCGAATCGCTGCTTTGAACATGGACTTGTTGCGATCGGACAGTGGAACAGTAGAGGAAGAAGAGGAGGTCATCGATTTCCAATTGTTGGAAGGTGATAAGGACTCGGAGCAAGCAAGGAAAATCCGAGAGGAAGCCGTCAGCTTAAACAAACTGAAGACTTTGTTTAAAGGCTTTAAATTTTTCATCAACCGGGAGGTCCCTCGTGAGCCACTTGTATTTATTATTCGTTGTTTCGGCGGTCGAGTTTCGTGGGATAAAAATCTTTTTGTTGGCGCTACTTTTGATGAATCCGACGAAACCATCACACATCAAATTGTAGATCGACCAAGTCTCAGCAAGCAGTACATTTCTCGAGATTACGTTCAACCACAATGGATCTTCGACAGCGTTAATCAGAGAAAGCTTTTGCCAACTAACAAATATTTGATCGGTGCAATTTTGCCACCCCATTTGTCACCGTTTCACCGTGATGACGCGATCTACGTTCCACCTGAGGAAGTCAATTTGCAGGAAGGTAATGATTTCGAAAAGCAGAATCGCGAGGATGGAATTTCCGATGACGAAGAGGCGGATGAGCAGCAGCATCGTTTAGAGGAAGAAACTGCTCGCAAGCAGGTTCAGCTGGATTACGCTTTGGAAAAAGCTTTCCGAGAAGAAAATTCAGAAATGTACAATTCCGGAGACAAAACGGAGGGTAAGCCAGAGAACGCTGATCAGGAGGATGAGGAACATCCGGAGGAAGAAGATAATAAAAGgcaagagaaaaagaagaagatgaCGGTAGTCAGCGgaaaaattttcaaagaaaatccaAAGGAGCAGAAACAGCTGACCAAGCAGGAGGAAGCGCTGCGAGCGAGAATGGTCAAATCAAGGCATAAGAAACTGTACCGTAAGATGATGGACAAACAGAAGAAGGCAACCAAGGAAGCGAACCTGTTGAAGGAAAAAAGGCAGCAAATCGACAAACAAAAACGGGTGGCACAGACGGAGAAGAGAAAAGCCGAAAGGAAAAATATTTTGTCAAATTAG